The Rhinopithecus roxellana isolate Shanxi Qingling chromosome 14, ASM756505v1, whole genome shotgun sequence genome includes a window with the following:
- the MBD5 gene encoding methyl-CpG-binding domain protein 5 isoform X2: MNGGKECDGGDKEGGLPAIQVPVGWQRRVDQNGVLYVSPSGSLLSCLEQVKTYLLTDGTCKCGLECPLILPKVFNFDPGAAVKQRTAEDVKADEDVTKLCIHKRKIIAVATLHKSMEAPHPSLVLTSPGGGTNATPVVPSRAATPRSVRNKSHEGITNSVMPECKNPFKLMIGSSNAVGRLYVQELPGSQQQELHPVYPRQRLGSSEHGQKSPFRGSHGGLPSPASSGSQIYGDGSISPRTDPLGSPDVFTRNNPGFHGAPNSSPIHLNRTPLSPPSVMLHGSPVQSSCAMAGRTNIPLSPTLTTKSPVMKKPMCNFSTNMEIPRAMFHHKPPQGPPPPPPPSCALQKKPLTSEKDPLGILDPIPSKPVNQNPVIINPTSFHSNVHSQVPMMNVSMPPAVVPLPSNLPLPTVKPGHMNHGSHVQRVQHSASTSLSPSPVTSPVHMMGTGIGRIEASPQRSRSSSTSSDHGNFMMPPVGPQATCSGIKVPPRSPRSTIGSPRPSMPSSPSTKSDGHHQYKDIPNPLIAGISNVLNTPSSAAFPTASAGSGSVKSQPGLLGMPLNQILNQHNAASFPASSLLSAAAKAQLANQNKLAGNNSSSSSNSGAVAGSGNTEGHSTLNTMFPPTANMLLPTGEGQSGRAALRDKLMSQQKDSLRKRKQPPTTVLSLLRQSQMDSSAVPKPGPDLLRKQGQGSFPISSMSQLLQSMSCQSSHLSSNSTPGCGASDTALPCSANQLYFTDPSMNSSVLQNSLTQNIPLRGEAVHCHNANTNFVHSNSPVPNHHLAGLINQIQASGNCGMLSQSGMALGNSLHPNPPQSRISTSSTPVIPNSIVSSYNQTSSEAGGSGPSSSIAIAGTNHPAITKTTSVLQDGVIVTTAAGNPLQSQLPIGSDFPFVGQEHALHFPSNSTSNNHLPHPLNPSLLSSLPISLPVNQQHLLNQNLLNILQPSAGEGDMSSINNTLNNHQLTHLQSLLNNNQMFPPNQQQQQLLQGYQNLQAFQGQSTIPCPANNNPMACLFQNFQVRMQEDAALLNKRISTQPGLTALPENPNTTLPPFQDTPCELQPRIDPSLGQQVKDGLVVGGPGDASVDAIYKAVVDAASKGMQVVITTAVNSTTQISPIPALSAMSAFTASIGDPLNLSSAVSAVIHGRNMGGVDHDGRLRNSRGVRLPKNLDHGKNANEGDGFEYFKSASCHTSKKQWDGEQSPRGERNRWKYEEFLDHPGHIHSSPCHERSNNVSTLPFLPGEQHPILLPPRNCPGDKILEENFRYNNYKRTMMSFKERLENTVERCAHINGNRPRQSRGFGELLSTAKQDLVLEEQSPSSSNSLENSLVKDYIHYNGDFNAKSINGCVPSPSDAKSISSEDDLRNPDSPSSNELIHYRPRTFNVGDLVWGQIKGLTSWPGKLVREDDVHNSCQQSPEEGKVEPEKLKTLTEGLEAYSRVRKRNRKSGKLNNHLEAAIHEAMSELDKMSGTVHQIPQSDRQMRPPKPKRRKISR, encoded by the exons ATGAATGGAGGCAAAGAGTGTGACGGAGGGGACAAGGAAGGAGGTCTTCCAGCTATACAAGTTCCTGTGGGTTGGCAGCGTCGTGTGGATCAAAATGGAGTGCTTTATGTCAG TCCCAGTGGGTCTTTGTTATCTTGCTTGGAGCAGGTTAAAACATACCTGCTTACCGATGGAACATGCAAGTGTGGCTTGGAATGTCCTCTTATTCTTCCCAAG GTGTTTAATTTTGATCCTGGAGCTGCTGTGAAACAGAGAACTGCAGAAGATGTTAAGGCAGATGAAGATGTCACAAAGCTATgcatacataaaagaaaaattattgcaGTGGCCACACTTCATAAAAGCATGGAAGCCCCACATCCTTCTCTGGTGCTCACCAGTCCTGGAGGAGGAACAA ATGCAACTCCAGTAGTACCTTCTCGGGCAGCAACTCCAAGATCAGTAAGAAATAAGTCTCATGAAGGAATTACAAATTCTGTAATGCCTGAATGTAAGAATCCTTTCAAGTTAATGATTGGATCATCAAATGCCGTGGGAAGGCTATATGTACAAGAACTGCCTGGAAGCCAACAACAAGAACTCCACCCTGTCTACCCCCGACAGAGATTGGGCAGCAGTGAACATGGACAGAAATCTCCATTCCGTGGCAGCCATGGAGGCCTGCCCAGCCCAGCGTCATCAGGTTCCCAGATATATGGAGATGGTTCAATCTCCCCAAGGACTGACCCACTTGGAAGTCCTGATGTTTTCACAAGAAATAATCCTGGTTTTCATGGAGCTCCCAATTCTAGTCCTATTCACCTGAATAGGACTCCTCTTTCTCCACCTTCAGTAATGCTACATGGTTCTCCTGTACAGTCATCCTGTGCAATGGCTGGAAGGACTAATATACCTCTTTCCCCAACCTTGACTACAAAGAGTCCAGTAATGAAAAAACCAATGTGTAATTTTTCAACTAATATGGAAATACCACGAGCAATGTTCCACCACAAACCACCCCAAGgcccacctccccctcctccaccTTCTTGTGCTCTTCAGAAAAAGCCATTAACATCTGAGAAAGATCCACTTGGCATTCTTGACCCTATTCCTAGTAAACCAGTGAATCAGAACCCTGTTATCATTAATCCAACCAGTTTCCATTCAAATGTCCACTCTCAGGTACCTATGATGAATGTAAGCATGCCTCCTGCTGTTGTTCCTTTGCCAAGTAATCTCCCATTGCCAACTGTAAAACCTGGCCACATGAATCATGGGAGTCATGTACAAAGAGTTCAGCATTCAGCTTCAACCTCCCTGTCCCCTTCTCCAGTGACATCCCCAGTGCACATGATGGGGACTGGAATTGGAAGGATTGAGGCATCGCCCCAAAGATCACGCTCATCTTCCACATCATCAGATCATGGAAATTTCATGATGCCACCTGTAGGACCCCAGGCCACTTGTAGTGGTATTAAGGTTCCACCCAGGTCACCAAGGTCAACAATAGGGTCCCCAAGGCCATCAATGCCATCAAGCCCTTCTACCAAGTCCGATGGACATCATCAGTACAAGGATATCCCTAACCCATTAATTGCTGGAATAAGTAATGTACTAAATACCCCAAGCAGTGCAGCTTTTCCTACTGCATCTGCCGGAAGTGGTTCTGTAAAGAGTCAGCCTGGTTTGCTGGGAATGCCTTTAAATCAGATCTTGAACCAGCACAATGCTGCCTCCTTTCCAGCAAGTAGTTTACTCTCAGCAGCAGCCAAAGCACAGCTAGCAAATCAAAACAAACTTGCTGGTAACAACAGTAGCAGCAGTAGCAATTCTGGAGCTGTTGCCGGCAGTGGCAACACTGAAGGACATAGCACTTTAAACACCATGTTCCCTCCTACTGCCAACATGCTTCTCCCAACAGGTGAAGGGCAAAGTGGTCGAGCAGCACTAAGAGATAAGCTGATGTCTCAGCAAAAAGACTCACTGCGGAAAAGAAAACAACCACCTACGACAGTGTTGAGTTTGCTCAGACAGTCTCAGATGGATAGTTCTGCAGTTCCTAAACCTGGACCTGACTTGCTAAGGAAGCAGGGTCAGGGTTCATTTCCCATCAGTTCAATGTCTCAGTTACTACAGTCTATGAGTTGTCAAAGCTCTCACTTGAGTAGCAATAGTACCCCGGGTTGTGGGGCCTCAGATACTGCTTTGCCTTGCTCTGCTAACCAGCTGTATTTTACAGATCCCAGTATGAACTCTAGTGTTCTTCAGAATTCACTGACACAGAACATACCTTTAAGAGGGGAAGCCGTGCACTGCCACAATGCAAACACTAACTTTGTTCACAGTAACAGTCCAGTCCCCAACCACCATCTTGCAGGTTTAATAAATCAGATTCAGGCTAGCGGGAACTGTGGGATGCTCAGTCAGTCGGGCATGGCTTTAGGAAATTCCTTACATCCCAATCCACCTCAGTCAAGAATTTCAACGTCCTCCACTCCAGTGATACCAAACAGCATTGTTAGCAGCTATAATCAAACAAGTTCTGAAGCAG gcGGTTCAGGACCGTCATCCTCCATAGCTATAGCGGGCACCAACCACCCTGCCATCACAAAGACAACATCTGTTCTTCAAGATGGCGTCATAGTCACCACCGCAGCTGGAAACCCACTGCAGAGTCAGCTGCCTATTGGGAGTGATTTTCCTTTTGTTGGCCAGGAGCACGCACTTCATTTTCCATCCAACAGCACTTCAAACAACCATCTTCCACACCCCTTGAACCCCAGCCTCCTCAGTTCTCTACCTATCTCTTTGCCAGTGAATCAACAGCATCTCCTAAACCAGAATCTATTAAATATCCTCCAGCCTTCAGCAGGAGAAG GTGATATGTCATCAATAAACAATACTTTGAATAACCATCAACTGACTCATCTACAGTCGCTGTTAAACAACAATCAGATGTTTCCTCCAAATCAGCAACAGCAGCAACTTCTCCAGGGGTACCAGAATCTCCAGGCGTTCCAAGGACAGTCCACAATTCCTTGCCCAGCTAACAATAACCCCATGGCTTGTCTGTTTCAGAACTTTCAG GTGAGAATGCAGGAAGATGCAGCTCTCCTAAACAAAAGAATAAGCACTCAGCCTGGGCTCACAGCACTTCCTGAGAATCCAAACACTACACTTCCACCTTTTCAAGATACACCTTGTGAGTTGCAACCGAGGATTGACCCATCTCTTGGTCAACAGGTGAAGGATGGCCTCGTTGTGGGTGGCCCAGGTGATGCTTCCGTAGATGCCATTTACAAAGCAGTTGTCGATGCAGCCAGCAAGGGAATGCAGGTTGTCATCACCACTGCAGTCAACAGTACAACTCAGATCAGCCCCATTCCAGCTCTGAGTGCCATGAGTGCCTTCACTGCTTCAATTGGTGACCCATTAAATCTCTCCAGTGCTGTCAGTGCGGTCATTCATGGACGGAACATGGGAGGTGTTGATCATGACGGTAGGCTGAGGAATTCAAGAGGGGTTCGGCTGCCCAAGAATCTAGACCATGGGAAAAATGCGAACGAAGGAGATGGGTTTGAATATTTCAAGTCAGCAAGTTGCCACACATCCAAAAAACAGTGGGACGGGGAGCAAAGCCCCAGAGGGGAGCGAAACAGGTGGAAGTATGAGGAATTTTTAGATCATCCAGGCCATATCCACAGCAGTCCTTGTCATGAAAGGTCCAATAATGTCTCTACACTGCCATTTCTGCCTGGGGAACAGCACCCAATACTGTTACCACCAAGAAACTGTCCAGGGGATAAAATTCTAGAGGAAAATTTCAGGTATAATAACTACAAAAGAACTATGATGAGTTTTAAGGAGAGACTAGAGAACACTGTGGAAAGATGTGCACACATTAATGGGAATAGACCTCGACAGAGTCGGGGATTTGGAGAGCTGCTAAGCACTGCAAAGCAAGACCTGGTCCTAGAGGAGCAGTCTCCAAGTTCCTCAAATAGTTTGGAAAATTCTCTGGTCAAAGACTACATCCATTACAATGGAGACTTTAATGCCAAAAGCATTAATGGGTGTGTGCCTAGCCCTTCAGATGCTAAAAGCATTAGTAGTGAAGATGACCTAAGGAATCCAGACTCCCCCTCTTCAAATGAATTGATACATTATAGACCAAGGACGTTCAATGTTGGCGACTTGGTCTGGGGCCAAATCAAAGGACTGACTTCCTGGCCTGGAAAATTAGTAAGAGAAGACGACGTTCACAATTCATGTCAACAAAGCCCAGAGGAAGGGAAG
- the MBD5 gene encoding methyl-CpG-binding domain protein 5 isoform X1, with product MNGGKECDGGDKEGGLPAIQVPVGWQRRVDQNGVLYVSPSGSLLSCLEQVKTYLLTDGTCKCGLECPLILPKVFNFDPGAAVKQRTAEDVKADEDVTKLCIHKRKIIAVATLHKSMEAPHPSLVLTSPGGGTNATPVVPSRAATPRSVRNKSHEGITNSVMPECKNPFKLMIGSSNAVGRLYVQELPGSQQQELHPVYPRQRLGSSEHGQKSPFRGSHGGLPSPASSGSQIYGDGSISPRTDPLGSPDVFTRNNPGFHGAPNSSPIHLNRTPLSPPSVMLHGSPVQSSCAMAGRTNIPLSPTLTTKSPVMKKPMCNFSTNMEIPRAMFHHKPPQGPPPPPPPSCALQKKPLTSEKDPLGILDPIPSKPVNQNPVIINPTSFHSNVHSQVPMMNVSMPPAVVPLPSNLPLPTVKPGHMNHGSHVQRVQHSASTSLSPSPVTSPVHMMGTGIGRIEASPQRSRSSSTSSDHGNFMMPPVGPQATCSGIKVPPRSPRSTIGSPRPSMPSSPSTKSDGHHQYKDIPNPLIAGISNVLNTPSSAAFPTASAGSGSVKSQPGLLGMPLNQILNQHNAASFPASSLLSAAAKAQLANQNKLAGNNSSSSSNSGAVAGSGNTEGHSTLNTMFPPTANMLLPTGEGQSGRAALRDKLMSQQKDSLRKRKQPPTTVLSLLRQSQMDSSAVPKPGPDLLRKQGQGSFPISSMSQLLQSMSCQSSHLSSNSTPGCGASDTALPCSANQLYFTDPSMNSSVLQNSLTQNIPLRGEAVHCHNANTNFVHSNSPVPNHHLAGLINQIQASGNCGMLSQSGMALGNSLHPNPPQSRISTSSTPVIPNSIVSSYNQTSSEAGGSGPSSSIAIAGTNHPAITKTTSVLQDGVIVTTAAGNPLQSQLPIGSDFPFVGQEHALHFPSNSTSNNHLPHPLNPSLLSSLPISLPVNQQHLLNQNLLNILQPSAGEGKSEINLHPLGFLDPNVNAALAFLSSDMDGQVLQPVHFQLLAALLQNQAQAAAMVPLPSFNLTISDLFQQQNTPLPSLTQMTAPPDHLPSNQSDNSRAETLLTSPLGNPLPSFAGSDTTFNPLFLPAVNGASGLMTLNPQLLGGVLNSASANTANHPEVSIATSSQATTTTTTTSSAVAALTVSTLGGTAVVSMAETLLNISNNAGNTPGSAKLNSNSVVPQLLNPLLGTGLLGDMSSINNTLNNHQLTHLQSLLNNNQMFPPNQQQQQLLQGYQNLQAFQGQSTIPCPANNNPMACLFQNFQVRMQEDAALLNKRISTQPGLTALPENPNTTLPPFQDTPCELQPRIDPSLGQQVKDGLVVGGPGDASVDAIYKAVVDAASKGMQVVITTAVNSTTQISPIPALSAMSAFTASIGDPLNLSSAVSAVIHGRNMGGVDHDGRLRNSRGVRLPKNLDHGKNANEGDGFEYFKSASCHTSKKQWDGEQSPRGERNRWKYEEFLDHPGHIHSSPCHERSNNVSTLPFLPGEQHPILLPPRNCPGDKILEENFRYNNYKRTMMSFKERLENTVERCAHINGNRPRQSRGFGELLSTAKQDLVLEEQSPSSSNSLENSLVKDYIHYNGDFNAKSINGCVPSPSDAKSISSEDDLRNPDSPSSNELIHYRPRTFNVGDLVWGQIKGLTSWPGKLVREDDVHNSCQQSPEEGKVEPEKLKTLTEGLEAYSRVRKRNRKSGKLNNHLEAAIHEAMSELDKMSGTVHQIPQSDRQMRPPKPKRRKISR from the exons ATGAATGGAGGCAAAGAGTGTGACGGAGGGGACAAGGAAGGAGGTCTTCCAGCTATACAAGTTCCTGTGGGTTGGCAGCGTCGTGTGGATCAAAATGGAGTGCTTTATGTCAG TCCCAGTGGGTCTTTGTTATCTTGCTTGGAGCAGGTTAAAACATACCTGCTTACCGATGGAACATGCAAGTGTGGCTTGGAATGTCCTCTTATTCTTCCCAAG GTGTTTAATTTTGATCCTGGAGCTGCTGTGAAACAGAGAACTGCAGAAGATGTTAAGGCAGATGAAGATGTCACAAAGCTATgcatacataaaagaaaaattattgcaGTGGCCACACTTCATAAAAGCATGGAAGCCCCACATCCTTCTCTGGTGCTCACCAGTCCTGGAGGAGGAACAA ATGCAACTCCAGTAGTACCTTCTCGGGCAGCAACTCCAAGATCAGTAAGAAATAAGTCTCATGAAGGAATTACAAATTCTGTAATGCCTGAATGTAAGAATCCTTTCAAGTTAATGATTGGATCATCAAATGCCGTGGGAAGGCTATATGTACAAGAACTGCCTGGAAGCCAACAACAAGAACTCCACCCTGTCTACCCCCGACAGAGATTGGGCAGCAGTGAACATGGACAGAAATCTCCATTCCGTGGCAGCCATGGAGGCCTGCCCAGCCCAGCGTCATCAGGTTCCCAGATATATGGAGATGGTTCAATCTCCCCAAGGACTGACCCACTTGGAAGTCCTGATGTTTTCACAAGAAATAATCCTGGTTTTCATGGAGCTCCCAATTCTAGTCCTATTCACCTGAATAGGACTCCTCTTTCTCCACCTTCAGTAATGCTACATGGTTCTCCTGTACAGTCATCCTGTGCAATGGCTGGAAGGACTAATATACCTCTTTCCCCAACCTTGACTACAAAGAGTCCAGTAATGAAAAAACCAATGTGTAATTTTTCAACTAATATGGAAATACCACGAGCAATGTTCCACCACAAACCACCCCAAGgcccacctccccctcctccaccTTCTTGTGCTCTTCAGAAAAAGCCATTAACATCTGAGAAAGATCCACTTGGCATTCTTGACCCTATTCCTAGTAAACCAGTGAATCAGAACCCTGTTATCATTAATCCAACCAGTTTCCATTCAAATGTCCACTCTCAGGTACCTATGATGAATGTAAGCATGCCTCCTGCTGTTGTTCCTTTGCCAAGTAATCTCCCATTGCCAACTGTAAAACCTGGCCACATGAATCATGGGAGTCATGTACAAAGAGTTCAGCATTCAGCTTCAACCTCCCTGTCCCCTTCTCCAGTGACATCCCCAGTGCACATGATGGGGACTGGAATTGGAAGGATTGAGGCATCGCCCCAAAGATCACGCTCATCTTCCACATCATCAGATCATGGAAATTTCATGATGCCACCTGTAGGACCCCAGGCCACTTGTAGTGGTATTAAGGTTCCACCCAGGTCACCAAGGTCAACAATAGGGTCCCCAAGGCCATCAATGCCATCAAGCCCTTCTACCAAGTCCGATGGACATCATCAGTACAAGGATATCCCTAACCCATTAATTGCTGGAATAAGTAATGTACTAAATACCCCAAGCAGTGCAGCTTTTCCTACTGCATCTGCCGGAAGTGGTTCTGTAAAGAGTCAGCCTGGTTTGCTGGGAATGCCTTTAAATCAGATCTTGAACCAGCACAATGCTGCCTCCTTTCCAGCAAGTAGTTTACTCTCAGCAGCAGCCAAAGCACAGCTAGCAAATCAAAACAAACTTGCTGGTAACAACAGTAGCAGCAGTAGCAATTCTGGAGCTGTTGCCGGCAGTGGCAACACTGAAGGACATAGCACTTTAAACACCATGTTCCCTCCTACTGCCAACATGCTTCTCCCAACAGGTGAAGGGCAAAGTGGTCGAGCAGCACTAAGAGATAAGCTGATGTCTCAGCAAAAAGACTCACTGCGGAAAAGAAAACAACCACCTACGACAGTGTTGAGTTTGCTCAGACAGTCTCAGATGGATAGTTCTGCAGTTCCTAAACCTGGACCTGACTTGCTAAGGAAGCAGGGTCAGGGTTCATTTCCCATCAGTTCAATGTCTCAGTTACTACAGTCTATGAGTTGTCAAAGCTCTCACTTGAGTAGCAATAGTACCCCGGGTTGTGGGGCCTCAGATACTGCTTTGCCTTGCTCTGCTAACCAGCTGTATTTTACAGATCCCAGTATGAACTCTAGTGTTCTTCAGAATTCACTGACACAGAACATACCTTTAAGAGGGGAAGCCGTGCACTGCCACAATGCAAACACTAACTTTGTTCACAGTAACAGTCCAGTCCCCAACCACCATCTTGCAGGTTTAATAAATCAGATTCAGGCTAGCGGGAACTGTGGGATGCTCAGTCAGTCGGGCATGGCTTTAGGAAATTCCTTACATCCCAATCCACCTCAGTCAAGAATTTCAACGTCCTCCACTCCAGTGATACCAAACAGCATTGTTAGCAGCTATAATCAAACAAGTTCTGAAGCAG gcGGTTCAGGACCGTCATCCTCCATAGCTATAGCGGGCACCAACCACCCTGCCATCACAAAGACAACATCTGTTCTTCAAGATGGCGTCATAGTCACCACCGCAGCTGGAAACCCACTGCAGAGTCAGCTGCCTATTGGGAGTGATTTTCCTTTTGTTGGCCAGGAGCACGCACTTCATTTTCCATCCAACAGCACTTCAAACAACCATCTTCCACACCCCTTGAACCCCAGCCTCCTCAGTTCTCTACCTATCTCTTTGCCAGTGAATCAACAGCATCTCCTAAACCAGAATCTATTAAATATCCTCCAGCCTTCAGCAGGAGAAGGCAAGTCTGAGATCAACCTCCACCCTTTAGGTTTTCTCGACCCGAATGTAAACGCTGCTTTAGCTTTTCTCTCCAGTGACATGGATGGGCAGGTATTGCAGCCTGTTCACTTTCAGCTCTTAGCAGCCCTGCTTCAGAACCAAGCCCAAGCAGCTGCCATGGTTCCCCTGCCATCTTTCAATCTGACCATCTCAGATCTTTTCCAACAGCAAAATACCCCTTTACCCTCATTAACACAGATGACAGCCCCACCAGACCATTTGCCAAGCAATCAGTCAGACAACAGCCGAGCTGAGACCCTTTTAACCAGCCCCCTGGGGAACCCTTTACCAAGCTTTGCAGGCAGTGACACTACTTTTAACCCCCTGTTCCTCCCAGCTGTCAATGGGGCCTCAGGATTAATGACCTTGAATCCCCAGCTGTTGGGAGGTGTCCTGAACTCGGCATCGGCCAACACCGCTAATCATCCAGAGGTTTCCATAGCAACCTCCTCCCAGGCAACCACTACCACAACCACTACATCATCAGCAGTGGCAGCACTGACTGTCTCAACACTTGGTGGGACAGCAGTGGTGTCAATGGCAGAAACATTGCTGAATATATCTAATAATGCTGGGAATACACCTGGTTCAGCTAAACTCAACAGTAACTCTGTGGTGCCACAGCTACTTAACCCTCTACTGGGGACAGGTCTACTTG GTGATATGTCATCAATAAACAATACTTTGAATAACCATCAACTGACTCATCTACAGTCGCTGTTAAACAACAATCAGATGTTTCCTCCAAATCAGCAACAGCAGCAACTTCTCCAGGGGTACCAGAATCTCCAGGCGTTCCAAGGACAGTCCACAATTCCTTGCCCAGCTAACAATAACCCCATGGCTTGTCTGTTTCAGAACTTTCAG GTGAGAATGCAGGAAGATGCAGCTCTCCTAAACAAAAGAATAAGCACTCAGCCTGGGCTCACAGCACTTCCTGAGAATCCAAACACTACACTTCCACCTTTTCAAGATACACCTTGTGAGTTGCAACCGAGGATTGACCCATCTCTTGGTCAACAGGTGAAGGATGGCCTCGTTGTGGGTGGCCCAGGTGATGCTTCCGTAGATGCCATTTACAAAGCAGTTGTCGATGCAGCCAGCAAGGGAATGCAGGTTGTCATCACCACTGCAGTCAACAGTACAACTCAGATCAGCCCCATTCCAGCTCTGAGTGCCATGAGTGCCTTCACTGCTTCAATTGGTGACCCATTAAATCTCTCCAGTGCTGTCAGTGCGGTCATTCATGGACGGAACATGGGAGGTGTTGATCATGACGGTAGGCTGAGGAATTCAAGAGGGGTTCGGCTGCCCAAGAATCTAGACCATGGGAAAAATGCGAACGAAGGAGATGGGTTTGAATATTTCAAGTCAGCAAGTTGCCACACATCCAAAAAACAGTGGGACGGGGAGCAAAGCCCCAGAGGGGAGCGAAACAGGTGGAAGTATGAGGAATTTTTAGATCATCCAGGCCATATCCACAGCAGTCCTTGTCATGAAAGGTCCAATAATGTCTCTACACTGCCATTTCTGCCTGGGGAACAGCACCCAATACTGTTACCACCAAGAAACTGTCCAGGGGATAAAATTCTAGAGGAAAATTTCAGGTATAATAACTACAAAAGAACTATGATGAGTTTTAAGGAGAGACTAGAGAACACTGTGGAAAGATGTGCACACATTAATGGGAATAGACCTCGACAGAGTCGGGGATTTGGAGAGCTGCTAAGCACTGCAAAGCAAGACCTGGTCCTAGAGGAGCAGTCTCCAAGTTCCTCAAATAGTTTGGAAAATTCTCTGGTCAAAGACTACATCCATTACAATGGAGACTTTAATGCCAAAAGCATTAATGGGTGTGTGCCTAGCCCTTCAGATGCTAAAAGCATTAGTAGTGAAGATGACCTAAGGAATCCAGACTCCCCCTCTTCAAATGAATTGATACATTATAGACCAAGGACGTTCAATGTTGGCGACTTGGTCTGGGGCCAAATCAAAGGACTGACTTCCTGGCCTGGAAAATTAGTAAGAGAAGACGACGTTCACAATTCATGTCAACAAAGCCCAGAGGAAGGGAAG